From one Paenibacillus sp. FSL K6-1330 genomic stretch:
- a CDS encoding glycerol dehydrogenase — translation MGKYVKSITSPKRFIVGHYLLKELASYTATYGDHAYVICDEFILDRARREAGKSFEEAGNQSEFVKFNYQITQDEIDRHRQAVQKSGANIIVGIGGGKTLDTAKATAYYTHLPVAIFPTIASTDAPCTALSVIYNADGSFDRYLFLPTNPDIVLADPNILVSAPTRFFVAGIGDALATYFEARACYQKNGDNLVNLKPSLAGLGIAKMCYDTILEYGLQAKIAVDQNVSTPAVEKTIEATIYLSGVGAESGGLAAAHAIHNGMTAVPSLHHAQHGEKVVFGLLTQLVLESAPREEIETVIRFIKEVGLPLTLKDLGLDEFIEEEWRKVAEDACAEGDTMGNMPHPVTPEDVYQAIIAANALAEHYYY, via the coding sequence TTGGGAAAATATGTGAAATCAATTACATCGCCAAAGAGATTTATCGTGGGGCACTATTTACTAAAAGAATTAGCTTCCTATACCGCTACTTATGGTGATCATGCGTATGTTATTTGCGATGAATTTATTTTGGATCGTGCGCGTAGGGAAGCCGGTAAATCTTTTGAAGAGGCCGGAAATCAAAGCGAATTTGTAAAATTCAACTATCAAATCACTCAAGATGAAATCGACAGACACCGCCAAGCGGTACAAAAATCAGGTGCCAATATCATAGTCGGTATTGGCGGCGGGAAAACATTGGATACAGCTAAGGCTACCGCATATTACACACATCTGCCTGTTGCGATTTTCCCGACAATTGCTTCAACAGATGCGCCGTGTACTGCACTTTCCGTCATTTACAATGCAGACGGTTCATTTGACCGTTACCTGTTTCTGCCGACAAATCCTGACATCGTGCTGGCAGATCCCAATATTCTGGTAAGCGCACCGACACGGTTTTTTGTGGCGGGGATAGGGGATGCTCTTGCGACTTATTTTGAAGCGCGAGCATGTTATCAGAAAAATGGAGATAATTTAGTGAATTTAAAGCCATCCCTAGCCGGCTTAGGTATTGCAAAAATGTGCTATGACACCATTCTAGAATATGGCCTGCAGGCTAAAATCGCCGTGGATCAGAACGTCTCGACCCCTGCCGTTGAAAAAACAATTGAAGCCACGATTTATTTAAGCGGTGTTGGCGCTGAATCCGGCGGCTTGGCCGCTGCCCACGCAATCCATAATGGAATGACGGCCGTTCCATCGCTGCATCATGCGCAGCATGGCGAAAAAGTGGTCTTTGGTTTATTAACGCAGCTTGTTCTCGAAAGTGCTCCACGAGAGGAAATCGAAACGGTTATCCGTTTTATCAAGGAAGTAGGGCTGCCGCTAACCTTAAAAGACCTGGGTCTGGATGAATTCATAGAGGAGGAATGGCGAAAAGTAGCAGAAGATGCGTGTGCAGAAGGAGACACGATGGGCAATATGCCGCACCCGGTAACGCCTGAAGATGTGTACCAGGCCATCATTGCTGCAAATGCATTGGCAGAACATTATTATTACTAA
- a CDS encoding RNA polymerase sigma factor, whose translation MTDREFFERYNKDVYRTCYYMLRNASDAEDVCQEVFIKALASGWERVEYLKTWLMRITVNHCLNHLRASKTRRMKENLLLIFQREKAAPSSLALVEQQETKDEWKRRMDLLPNKIKVVVMLRFTNDLPLADIAEVLRIPLGTVKSRLNKGLKLMKTMMDELDEEDLPLGQIAKKQTIRGKDGAEYEQAGTRGESSCTATGR comes from the coding sequence TTGACGGACAGGGAGTTTTTTGAACGGTATAACAAAGACGTATATAGAACCTGTTACTATATGCTGCGCAATGCGTCAGATGCCGAGGATGTATGTCAAGAAGTATTTATAAAGGCGTTAGCCTCCGGCTGGGAGCGGGTGGAATATCTCAAAACATGGCTGATGCGCATTACCGTCAATCATTGTTTAAACCATCTGCGGGCAAGCAAGACAAGACGCATGAAAGAGAATTTGCTTCTTATATTCCAGCGGGAAAAGGCGGCGCCGTCCTCGCTAGCTCTTGTAGAGCAACAGGAGACGAAGGATGAATGGAAACGCCGTATGGACTTGCTGCCGAATAAAATCAAAGTTGTTGTCATGCTCCGCTTCACCAATGATCTGCCCTTGGCGGATATCGCAGAGGTACTCCGTATTCCGCTCGGCACGGTGAAATCCCGCCTAAATAAAGGGCTGAAGCTGATGAAGACCATGATGGACGAGCTCGATGAGGAAGATCTTCCGCTAGGGCAGATCGCCAAAAAACAAACGATCAGAGGAAAGGATGGTGCGGAATATGAGCAAGCAGGCACCCGAGGAGAAAGTTCTTGCACAGCAACTGGGCGGTGA
- a CDS encoding DUF4179 domain-containing protein yields the protein MSKQAPEEKVLAQQLGGEGNHTYPDFDAMWLKIEADRQQEQAPAVVKRTKRTGFLHGRRLAFLSSIAFVIVATPVLASMSGKWDFTSRPGLKSALNQGFGQTLNKSVTASGITFTIDSAMSDDNGTTLLYSFDPEDEQAREWGFSEVELRRADGETIAQVKGGRAMEMNWKTGYYSHRWDTENKQYNGFFETAWTFPGVETDVQFIVRGLQEYRDKRVPLNLDPSQNGIQTFPIKKEGIDALNIEVVNQGAEGVLIKSSLRYMNKQAADTASPRIQVMKDGKLVKSKRLSAAWPDADGVYGSIDYYRWKDINQKGITFDLVYLAEGQKIDGVWDVGTLNLNKEKSLNASATRELNIPFETSFGTSTIRKLIIRPTGIRIEVETPKAHQYPIYQNAFLSINGRKLEGYMTLGNGGDEEIEAHMKTLLFDVPPDLHITPDTPMELMLQNENESKLDYAQPVMLQNISGEKQTITTDVEGYPVKWTYYKANGKLYVETGSTNERFGGVDQTYYQQEGEQILSRIVYIEGSTPWVSNERVNVFPGFEGTDLELYIKVYHIWHPDLNTKLKLQ from the coding sequence ATGAGCAAGCAGGCACCCGAGGAGAAAGTTCTTGCACAGCAACTGGGCGGTGAAGGCAACCACACCTACCCGGACTTTGACGCGATGTGGCTTAAAATTGAGGCTGACAGGCAACAGGAACAAGCGCCTGCAGTGGTTAAACGGACAAAGCGTACTGGATTTTTGCATGGGCGCCGTCTTGCTTTTTTGTCATCAATTGCTTTTGTTATTGTTGCAACCCCAGTGCTGGCATCCATGTCGGGGAAATGGGATTTTACATCGCGTCCGGGATTGAAGTCGGCGCTTAATCAAGGATTCGGACAAACGCTTAACAAAAGTGTTACCGCAAGCGGCATCACCTTTACGATTGATTCGGCGATGTCCGATGACAATGGGACCACGCTGCTGTACAGTTTTGATCCGGAAGACGAACAGGCGCGGGAGTGGGGATTTTCCGAAGTAGAACTCCGTAGGGCGGACGGAGAGACAATCGCGCAAGTTAAGGGCGGACGGGCGATGGAGATGAATTGGAAAACAGGATATTACTCGCATAGATGGGACACGGAGAATAAGCAATATAACGGTTTCTTCGAAACGGCTTGGACATTTCCCGGCGTAGAGACGGATGTGCAATTTATTGTGCGGGGGCTGCAGGAGTATCGTGACAAGCGGGTTCCGCTTAACCTGGACCCTTCACAAAATGGCATCCAGACCTTCCCGATTAAAAAGGAAGGGATCGACGCTTTGAACATCGAGGTGGTGAATCAAGGGGCGGAGGGGGTGCTGATCAAGTCATCCCTTAGATACATGAATAAGCAGGCGGCAGATACGGCCTCGCCGAGAATCCAGGTAATGAAAGACGGTAAACTGGTGAAATCGAAGAGGCTGAGTGCGGCTTGGCCGGATGCGGATGGCGTTTATGGATCGATCGATTATTATCGTTGGAAAGATATCAACCAGAAAGGCATCACATTCGATTTGGTTTACTTGGCGGAGGGGCAAAAAATAGACGGCGTGTGGGATGTCGGCACTTTAAACCTGAACAAAGAGAAATCTTTAAATGCCTCGGCTACGCGAGAACTGAATATTCCTTTTGAAACGTCGTTTGGAACTTCCACGATTCGCAAGCTGATTATTAGGCCGACAGGTATCCGGATTGAGGTCGAGACCCCAAAGGCGCATCAATACCCAATCTACCAAAATGCCTTTTTGTCCATCAACGGCCGGAAGCTCGAAGGATACATGACATTGGGGAACGGGGGCGACGAAGAAATTGAAGCTCACATGAAGACGCTCCTGTTTGATGTTCCGCCGGATCTTCACATTACGCCTGATACGCCGATGGAACTAATGCTGCAAAATGAAAATGAGTCGAAGCTAGATTACGCGCAGCCGGTTATGCTTCAGAATATATCTGGTGAAAAACAAACGATTACCACTGACGTTGAAGGTTATCCCGTGAAGTGGACGTATTACAAAGCAAACGGAAAACTCTATGTGGAAACCGGCAGTACGAATGAACGATTCGGAGGTGTTGATCAAACTTATTATCAACAGGAGGGTGAACAAATTCTCTCCAGAATTGTTTATATAGAGGGAAGCACTCCATGGGTCTCCAACGAGCGTGTTAATGTCTTCCCGGGGTTTGAAGGAACTGATCTTGAACTTTACATCAAGGTATATCATATATGGCATCCTGACCTAAATACTAAACTGAAGCTGCAATAA
- a CDS encoding DUF4367 domain-containing protein gives MKKAMKAAVVAAGITMLMGSVNMTEAVASKATNKSAQAAKLSAADNKAVEAVKAELSKKFALKNPGDLYILYVRDKALNGGSEFMYYMNMFQFKSYEDYLNQAGKLKGPTIKKPDDLPEGYQFVKGNIQPPIVANKDKYEKEVKSEAKGKAAYFKKIEWKEIGEINLEFANGKDNIQMQVSHKIDKDAASNGYRYIKSEKVDAKTAKKIPDMVRNTLTWSDQDYVYNITTNPGNPLTKEEMIKLAKTAVKK, from the coding sequence ATGAAAAAAGCAATGAAAGCGGCGGTTGTCGCAGCAGGGATCACGATGTTGATGGGATCAGTGAATATGACGGAAGCTGTTGCTAGCAAGGCTACCAATAAATCGGCACAGGCGGCAAAGTTGTCGGCTGCTGATAATAAGGCTGTTGAGGCCGTCAAAGCGGAACTTTCCAAGAAATTCGCCCTGAAGAACCCAGGAGATTTATATATCCTGTACGTACGGGATAAAGCGCTGAATGGCGGCTCTGAATTTATGTATTATATGAACATGTTCCAGTTCAAATCATATGAGGATTATCTAAACCAAGCAGGTAAGCTGAAGGGTCCAACGATAAAGAAGCCGGATGACCTGCCTGAAGGATATCAATTTGTTAAAGGCAATATCCAGCCTCCTATTGTGGCAAATAAGGATAAATACGAGAAGGAAGTCAAATCGGAGGCAAAAGGAAAAGCCGCTTACTTCAAGAAGATTGAGTGGAAGGAAATAGGCGAGATCAATCTGGAATTTGCCAACGGAAAAGACAATATACAAATGCAAGTATCCCACAAGATTGACAAAGATGCAGCCAGCAATGGATACCGATACATTAAATCAGAAAAAGTGGATGCCAAGACAGCCAAGAAAATCCCTGACATGGTCAGAAACACGCTGACATGGTCGGACCAGGATTATGTTTACAACATCACAACCAATCCGGGGAATCCGCTTACGAAAGAAGAAATGATTAAACTCGCAAAAACGGCGGTAAAGAAATAA
- a CDS encoding DUF4367 domain-containing protein, giving the protein MKYAMKAAVVATGIAMLFGTANMTEAATVKNSAQAATAKAPAADQKAVEAAKKELSQKLQQKNTGDMYLLYVSDKNLNGGSEFLYYLDMFHFTNYEDYLNQATKLQGPVLQEPEGLPEGYNFVKGNIQPPIAKNRAEYQKEVKAEAEAQGKGVYYKKFDWKEMGEINLNFANGKDNLQMQVSHKINKDKSSGEYRYYTSDNYDAETAKKHPEWVRNVLSWSDEDHVYNISTNPGNPLTKEDLIKFAETAVKK; this is encoded by the coding sequence ATGAAATACGCAATGAAGGCAGCTGTAGTAGCAACAGGTATCGCGATGCTGTTTGGCACCGCAAATATGACGGAGGCAGCAACAGTCAAAAATTCCGCACAGGCGGCTACAGCGAAAGCTCCAGCTGCTGATCAGAAGGCAGTTGAAGCGGCGAAGAAAGAACTCAGCCAAAAACTGCAGCAAAAAAATACAGGAGATATGTATCTCTTGTACGTAAGCGATAAAAATCTCAATGGCGGTTCTGAATTCTTGTATTACCTGGATATGTTCCATTTCACAAACTATGAGGATTACCTGAACCAGGCAACCAAACTGCAAGGTCCTGTGCTTCAAGAGCCGGAAGGTCTGCCTGAAGGATATAATTTTGTGAAAGGAAACATCCAGCCTCCGATTGCCAAGAATCGCGCGGAGTACCAAAAAGAAGTGAAAGCTGAAGCTGAGGCCCAAGGAAAAGGCGTTTATTACAAAAAGTTCGACTGGAAGGAAATGGGCGAAATCAATCTAAATTTTGCAAACGGAAAAGACAATTTGCAAATGCAAGTATCCCACAAGATCAACAAGGATAAGTCGAGCGGCGAATACCGGTACTACACATCGGACAATTATGACGCCGAGACAGCCAAGAAGCATCCTGAATGGGTTAGAAATGTCCTGAGTTGGTCAGATGAGGATCATGTATACAACATCTCAACCAATCCGGGCAACCCGCTCACCAAAGAAGACTTGATCAAGTTTGCAGAGACGGCTGTTAAGAAGTAA
- the xerS gene encoding tyrosine recombinase XerS, protein MDKIAKLHYMKRVEAKSAELPWYVTEYIDGRKRKLSHTTLLNYCHDYLIFFDWLVSVKSNIHDRKNIEMSVLESLTVREVENFLYYLEYQLDNNKYTINRKLSALKSLFDYLQNKAETPDLKPYIQRNVMAKIDFNPIKESQETIAYRIEGKILREDDLEKFRQFVAHDFGELHKTNKRLQRFHEFNRERDTAIVSLILGSGLRLSEVAGINIEDMDMNKGQVRVLRKGNKEQYVYFSLQALLDLESYLKIREARYKPEKSENYLFIAAPIGRKGQSRRLTPRSIEKLIEKYAAAFGKPALTVHSLRHSFATRYHRENNDVPKLKNQLGHSSIQTTMIYTHLTDEEMRKAVNNMDKMKLYD, encoded by the coding sequence GTGGATAAAATTGCGAAGCTGCATTATATGAAACGCGTGGAAGCCAAGAGTGCTGAGCTCCCGTGGTATGTGACCGAATACATCGATGGCCGAAAACGCAAACTGTCGCATACGACGCTGCTGAACTACTGTCACGATTACCTCATCTTTTTTGATTGGCTTGTATCAGTTAAATCGAACATCCATGATCGCAAAAACATTGAAATGTCCGTACTCGAATCCCTGACCGTCCGTGAAGTCGAAAATTTTCTGTATTATTTGGAATATCAATTGGATAACAACAAATATACGATCAACCGGAAGTTGTCTGCATTAAAATCGCTGTTTGATTATCTTCAAAACAAGGCCGAAACTCCGGATCTCAAGCCATATATTCAGCGAAATGTCATGGCCAAAATCGACTTTAATCCAATTAAGGAAAGCCAGGAAACGATCGCTTACCGGATTGAAGGCAAAATTTTGCGGGAAGACGATCTCGAGAAGTTCCGTCAGTTTGTGGCTCATGATTTTGGGGAACTCCATAAAACCAATAAACGTTTACAGCGCTTTCATGAATTTAACCGGGAACGGGATACGGCGATCGTTTCGCTAATTCTCGGCTCCGGACTGCGTTTATCCGAAGTAGCGGGAATTAACATCGAGGATATGGATATGAACAAAGGCCAAGTGCGTGTGCTGCGTAAAGGCAATAAAGAGCAATATGTATACTTTAGCCTGCAAGCATTGTTGGACCTGGAGAGCTATTTGAAGATCCGCGAAGCTAGGTATAAACCGGAAAAATCGGAAAATTACCTGTTTATAGCAGCGCCGATCGGACGCAAAGGCCAAAGCCGGCGGTTGACGCCAAGGTCGATCGAAAAGCTGATTGAAAAATACGCTGCAGCGTTTGGTAAGCCGGCATTGACGGTGCATTCCTTGAGACACTCATTTGCAACACGTTATCATCGTGAGAACAACGACGTGCCGAAGCTGAAGAATCAGCTGGGACATTCGTCGATTCAGACAACGATGATTTACACGCATTTAACAGATGAAGAGATGAGAAAAGCCGTCAATAATATGGATAAGATGAAATTATACGATTGA
- a CDS encoding HAMP domain-containing sensor histidine kinase, protein MIKRTLVRMTIWNSTVVFCLLIMLGGALYGLARYRIYSDIDRQLVFNIDNMYQTSLNNGEKVTSIDSKDPERFMMAFYWDSNGTLIQSVYYKWPYILLSSMLREKQNHMGPESIRVGKKTYRFVSRPYQGNLPVVEELSNTPLKTVQIFTEISAEMYYLNRLLWSISIGIGIGALLSIISGYALARRALIPIQKAWDKQQQFVADASHELRSPLSVVRGQTQILLRHPDHTIEEESAPISAILKETKRMSNMVDGLLLLTRGDSHEEVILYNPVRVDGIIKEIAKNMEPIMDYKQLRLQLHVEGPEFLINGDEDRLIQLFMILLDNAIKFTQSDGQIDLECIRQGKSVLVTIKDNGVGISEHELPLIFNRFYKGDSSRNRGDHGAGLGLSIARWIVDQHQGSVHISSGVGCGTTVMIRFPEIS, encoded by the coding sequence ATGATTAAACGCACGCTAGTACGAATGACGATATGGAACAGCACGGTCGTATTTTGCTTGCTCATCATGCTGGGGGGAGCGTTATACGGGCTGGCTCGCTATCGGATCTATTCCGACATTGACCGTCAGCTGGTGTTTAATATTGACAACATGTATCAAACTTCTCTAAATAACGGGGAGAAAGTCACTAGCATTGATTCGAAGGATCCGGAACGTTTTATGATGGCATTTTATTGGGATTCCAACGGTACCTTGATTCAAAGCGTATATTATAAATGGCCATATATTCTATTGAGTTCAATGCTTCGGGAAAAACAAAACCACATGGGACCCGAGTCGATACGCGTGGGTAAGAAAACCTATCGATTCGTGAGCAGACCCTATCAAGGCAATTTGCCAGTAGTCGAGGAGCTGTCTAACACACCTTTAAAAACAGTTCAGATATTTACGGAAATTTCTGCCGAGATGTATTATTTGAATCGGTTATTATGGAGTATTAGTATCGGAATCGGCATCGGCGCGTTATTATCTATCATCTCAGGTTACGCATTGGCTAGACGGGCGCTCATTCCGATTCAGAAGGCTTGGGACAAGCAGCAGCAATTCGTTGCAGATGCCTCTCACGAGTTGAGGAGTCCGCTTTCGGTCGTCCGAGGGCAAACGCAAATCTTGTTACGCCATCCCGATCATACGATTGAGGAAGAAAGCGCTCCAATTTCAGCCATTCTGAAAGAAACCAAAAGAATGAGCAACATGGTAGACGGGCTGCTTCTTCTGACAAGAGGCGATTCTCATGAGGAAGTCATCTTATACAACCCTGTGCGAGTTGACGGGATTATTAAAGAGATTGCAAAAAATATGGAACCGATAATGGATTACAAGCAGTTGCGGTTACAGCTTCATGTCGAAGGCCCGGAATTTCTCATAAATGGAGATGAGGATCGTCTCATACAATTGTTCATGATTTTGTTGGACAATGCTATTAAATTTACACAGTCGGATGGGCAAATCGATCTTGAGTGTATTAGGCAGGGGAAATCAGTTCTCGTAACCATCAAGGATAACGGAGTGGGTATTTCGGAACACGAATTGCCACTCATCTTTAATCGCTTTTACAAAGGAGATTCCTCTAGAAATAGAGGGGATCATGGAGCGGGTCTAGGGCTATCGATTGCGCGTTGGATCGTTGATCAACATCAAGGTTCTGTCCACATTAGCAGCGGGGTAGGGTGTGGTACGACCGTTATGATTCGTTTTCCAGAGATTAGTTAA
- a CDS encoding DUF885 domain-containing protein, with product MNLVRQMFKNTRLTILLIAGLLVLLTVGGLLWPDQHKSEDFGTMIQKMAIDTLKHDPEKQLYFDVKNVEGIRWDPTKLTDLSDADYEQLNEERNGFLKKLNDYDSTKLSPEDKLTYDILKWNLSAELQVYKYWDLDTNDYLSLSTFPPFFANNYPIRNQADAKNYIVALNGFSDKVAHVIDRIQDRRAKGIVPASEFLKEMLTSYSNLRDTEPEETILYSLYAEKLTELKLDLSEEEKLKKALAQTLTDHVLASYGKLADMIENDLMKQAPVSQGIWSQPGGSEYYSARLKLTTGTDLSPQEMHEIAKRKVEEIVKELRSGASGQAQTTSAARFLTGDELLQALNSSLSDATPYLSDWFEEELIPNHPVDVRPYSALFASAGGMYIPLSIDGDRSGRFVIPLENPTSEEMVKMLALHEGIPGHHFQFSIQYDQPTIPLIRKITMTHGYVEGWAVYMESLCAEKGLLDRNKVLIRLANLSIGTVIDTGIHGLKWTREQANEYLVSVIGMGDDAFIDSVIAYPGQKGNYAIGSEQFQSLREKAESELGDRFDIKAFHSVLLRNGNMPFPILEQQVNQYIKSAK from the coding sequence ATGAACCTTGTAAGACAGATGTTTAAGAACACCAGATTGACTATTTTATTGATAGCAGGACTACTTGTCTTGCTGACTGTAGGTGGTTTGTTATGGCCGGATCAACATAAATCAGAGGACTTCGGCACCATGATTCAGAAGATGGCGATTGATACGCTTAAGCATGACCCTGAGAAACAGCTTTATTTTGACGTGAAAAATGTGGAGGGAATCCGATGGGATCCCACTAAGCTTACGGACCTGTCGGATGCCGATTACGAACAATTAAACGAAGAGAGAAATGGTTTTCTTAAAAAATTGAATGACTATGATTCTACCAAGCTTTCCCCGGAAGACAAACTCACCTACGATATCCTCAAATGGAACCTGAGCGCGGAGCTGCAAGTATATAAATATTGGGATTTGGACACGAATGACTACCTTTCCCTATCCACTTTTCCGCCGTTTTTCGCGAACAACTATCCGATTCGCAATCAAGCAGATGCAAAAAATTATATCGTTGCGCTAAACGGATTTTCGGATAAAGTCGCGCATGTCATAGATAGAATCCAAGACAGACGGGCGAAAGGTATTGTCCCTGCTTCTGAATTTCTTAAGGAAATGCTTACGAGTTACAGCAATTTGCGAGATACGGAACCGGAAGAAACGATTCTGTACAGTTTATATGCAGAGAAATTAACCGAGTTAAAACTCGATCTCTCCGAAGAGGAGAAGCTAAAAAAAGCGTTAGCGCAAACCCTAACCGATCATGTACTGGCTTCTTACGGCAAACTTGCCGATATGATCGAGAACGATCTTATGAAACAAGCACCCGTGAGCCAAGGAATCTGGAGTCAGCCGGGCGGCAGCGAGTATTATTCTGCAAGGCTCAAACTTACTACGGGTACGGACCTCAGTCCTCAGGAAATGCACGAGATCGCTAAACGCAAGGTAGAAGAGATCGTGAAGGAGCTAAGAAGTGGGGCTTCGGGTCAAGCACAGACCACATCTGCAGCCAGATTCCTAACCGGAGATGAATTACTGCAAGCGTTAAATAGCAGTCTGTCGGATGCCACGCCCTACTTGTCCGATTGGTTTGAAGAGGAGCTTATCCCGAACCATCCAGTAGATGTGCGACCGTATTCGGCTCTTTTCGCGTCGGCAGGTGGAATGTATATCCCCTTATCTATAGATGGTGATAGGAGCGGGAGATTTGTCATTCCGCTCGAAAACCCGACCTCCGAAGAAATGGTTAAAATGCTTGCGTTGCATGAGGGTATTCCAGGACATCACTTTCAATTTTCGATTCAATATGATCAACCAACCATTCCATTAATCCGCAAAATAACGATGACGCATGGATACGTAGAGGGATGGGCGGTCTATATGGAAAGCTTATGCGCGGAGAAGGGCTTGCTTGATCGGAACAAGGTACTAATCCGTTTGGCAAATCTTTCCATAGGTACCGTGATAGATACGGGTATCCATGGGCTGAAGTGGACAAGAGAACAAGCTAATGAGTATCTGGTGAGTGTCATCGGAATGGGGGACGATGCTTTTATCGACAGTGTCATTGCCTATCCGGGACAAAAAGGAAACTATGCAATCGGATCGGAGCAATTTCAATCCCTTCGAGAGAAGGCGGAAAGCGAACTCGGGGATCGCTTCGATATCAAGGCATTTCATTCCGTTCTTCTTCGAAACGGTAATATGCCATTTCCGATATTGGAGCAGCAAGTGAATCAATACATCAAATCCGCCAAATAA
- a CDS encoding response regulator transcription factor: MKLLIVEDDIGISYTVARVMQDEGHKVTECHNGEEGLHHALYGEFDLIILDIMLPKVDGFTFIQELRQQRVDTPILCLTAKDGLNDRVKGLTIGADDYVVKPFEIPELIVRAKVLMRRYGKVNQEEQISYGPIAIQVRNRAITVTGEELTLTEKEYELLEYLLMNKEQIVTKEQIYNRIWGLDSEAGIGIVELYVHYLRKKLSSWHADQYIQTVRGLGYILRINE; the protein is encoded by the coding sequence ATGAAGCTGTTGATCGTAGAGGATGATATTGGAATATCGTATACAGTTGCAAGAGTTATGCAGGATGAAGGGCATAAAGTTACGGAGTGTCATAACGGAGAAGAGGGCCTGCATCACGCATTGTACGGCGAGTTCGATTTAATTATTTTGGATATTATGCTGCCTAAGGTTGATGGATTTACGTTCATCCAAGAGCTGAGGCAGCAAAGAGTTGATACCCCGATTCTTTGTCTGACGGCAAAAGACGGATTAAACGACAGGGTAAAGGGGTTAACGATCGGAGCGGACGATTATGTGGTGAAGCCATTCGAGATTCCAGAGCTGATCGTCAGAGCTAAAGTGCTGATGCGCCGTTATGGCAAGGTTAATCAAGAAGAGCAGATTAGCTACGGGCCGATTGCTATTCAAGTTAGAAATCGAGCAATAACGGTCACAGGAGAAGAGCTGACTTTAACAGAAAAGGAATATGAGCTGCTTGAGTACCTGCTCATGAATAAAGAGCAGATCGTGACGAAGGAGCAAATCTATAACCGAATTTGGGGACTCGATTCGGAAGCGGGAATTGGCATCGTTGAGCTCTATGTCCATTATCTTCGGAAGAAGCTGTCTTCATGGCATGCCGATCAATATATTCAAACCGTAAGAGGTTTGGGCTACATACTTAGAATAAACGAGTAG